The genomic interval ATTCCTTCTTGTTCATGAAAATGGGGGAATAAAGTTAGATCTTTTGAGCGGCCACAATCCTTGGTGATAACTCAGAATCAATAACTTGTTGGCCACTGTTGAACAGACATGGAAGCAGCTTCAAATAATTGCAGACTATGATCAAGAAACTATCAGGGAATGGAACTTATGATCATCTGGAATTATCAAGCTAGATGTTGGTTTTCTATTGCCAGGAAGGTACTCTTATCAAATTTCATGTTTGGTATGAATCGTTGAGTAGCCTACTAAATGACCCCTTTCTGTTGACTGGAAACAGAAATGCATTTAAGGGGCAAATACTGAGATATGGGAAGGTTTCTGTTCTTATCAAGTTactatatatctcacaaaacatAGGATTCAGGGCTACTCTCCCTTGTAGTGTTCTTCTAGCTGTTTGGCTGGGCATCCCACCCCTCCTcctcaagaaaagaaaaagaacttaTTTCAAAGGTGAAACAGTATTTTATTCCCTCCTTGTTAACTGGTGGTCGGAATTAATTTTGCAACCAATAAAGCTAGTAAACTTGAGTGATTTCAAGGAACCGAATGGGGTCTGTCACACCTTTCTTCTGTTAAATCAAAGTATCTAGTACTCTCCAACACGAAAATTCAGCAACACCAAGAATACCTTGCTTTTCAGTTTGATTCTCTCAAGcaatatgaagttgaaaattgGAATAAGCACATGTCAGTTGATGATGTTGCTTATTGCAAATGAATTAGGTCACTAGAAAGAATCCTCAcgctttattttttatgccCAACCAAACTCTTTCACAGGCCTAATTccctttataaataaaaccCACCTCCCATTATATCATATCCCACAAAAACAAGCAAATTAACAACAAAAGCTCTCTCCATGGTATTACCCAAAGTTAATCTTGCACAATCTGCCCACAAGGCCCTGCCAGGCTCGGCCAACCTAGCAAACCTGCTTCCAACAGGCACCGTCTTCGCCTTCCAAGCCATTGTACCTTCCTTCTCCAACAATGGAAGATGCGAAGCGGCTCACAAGTACATGACCTTGGGTGTCATCATACTGTGTTCCCTTGCTTGCTTCTTATCTTCCTTCACTGACAGCTTCGTGGGCGAAGATGGCAAGCTTTACTACGGTATTGCCACTTACAATGGACTTTACGTTTTCAACGATGATAACGATGATGCTCTCGACTTGGAGAAAGATTCCGCCAACGAAATGTTGAAGAAGTACAGACTCACTGCCAAAGACTTCGTTCATGCCTGTTGCTCCTTGACTTTGTTCTTAGTCATCGCATGCAGCAGCTTCGACGTTCAACGTTGTTACTTTCCTAATCCGGGGCCTAACGGTGATGCACTGATGACAAACTTGCCATTAGCAGCTGGGATTTTGGCTAGTGGGTTGTTCATGCTTTTCCCAACCAAACGAAGAGGGATTGGGTACGCTGACAGGCTTGAATCTGACCATGGCgataaaaaggaagagaaagagtCCCTGAAGAAAGGTGACAAGGAGCTACTGCCTCGCAGCAAAACTACACCTaactaattaatatatgattCATACTTAAAGGTTGCTTGGGTTTGATCAGCTCAGATAATTCAGTAAGAATCGATGGACAATAAGTTGAACTTAATTGCCTAATATTCTCTTCTCCTCACGTGTGAattgtaattaattatgaacagATTCTGATGAAAAGCAATACTATTTCATAGCTAGGGTTTGAAGGGAAATGATTAAAAGATTAGTTTGGTACTTTCATGaattggaaaaggaaaactcTATTTATtcgtaaaatattttatatttgaaataaatttttcctcTTGTAAATAAGTATAAgtcttcaaaatattttttgaaaatatttaacatCAAAACAAGCAAACCctaaactattaaaattagttAATCCAAGTCCAGGCAGGTTTGAACTTatcaagcttttctttttttaaagtcAAGTCTAAGTCTAATTCATTCGAgtcattaattattatttttaaatatattataaagttgatattaaataaatttattaatcaaataaattaaataaatcgaTCAAGCTCAAGCACAAAAACCTATATCTAAACTCAACTTGTGACAAGCTGAGCTCGTAGGTCTAAATAGATTGCTCGACACATGCGAGTTTGGGTAGGTTACTCAACTCGTAGACACTTCTAATTTACGATATGCaatcaaattagaataaatttcatccataatggaaaagaagagaatttttttttaaaaaagtggATCTCAAATTAAAATGCTAATTGGAGAATTGAGCTTGTTGCCGAACGTGATCGTTCAAAGGGAATCACGTTCTCACTCACAAAGAACGATTTTGCTGCCCACCATTACCAATAGACAATATCCAATAATTATTAGAATAATAAtctttaataaatatatatttgtcgtcacatgtttttttatatgaatacttgttttttatttatttttaaataatcatgcataaatataaatattaattttttaaaaatttatcatgaaaatttagatattttcATCTCATTTAATGATCACGATTGCTTCTTAATTTAAATTCCAATCTTatcttatattatattattacatataattataaacatatttatatatctttcTATTCgtcaattaaaaattcttttaacttctgtattttttttatatatattacaaataACGTAAACAATAAACTAGTattgtattttatatttggATCATAAGGCCATTAACTAGAACAAATTAAAGAGTGGGAATTAATTTTCTTCCAAACCCaacaaaatttgattaattatggCCAAATTGAgggcaaaaaagaaaaatggcatGGGGTTTTTCCATAAATTCTTTCtcttacatatatatatatatatatatatatatatatattataattagttGAAAAATGAGAGATAAAGACCAGTCAAATCTCTCTGAAATAAAGGGTTTTTGCATATCCCCTTGNcttactatatatatatatatatatatatatatatatattataattagttGAAAAATGAGAGATAAAGACCAGTCAAATCTCTCTGAAATAAAGGGTTTTTGCATATCCCCTTGGCCTCACAGTGAGATTGGGGAATCATAAAATATGTGTCTTATTTAGTTcaaaattagataaataaattttaaagttagTCTACAAAGAAATAGTCCTTTATCCCCTCTTACTCTTTCAATATTTTTCCTCTTCAAGAATATGGGAATTAACTTTTAAATCCCATAATACAACCACACAAAACTAAATAtaacaaattcttttttttctataatatTCTTTATGACATTGTTCtaattggaaaagaatatatacatactatagtagtttttgttttcacataatatttaaaaaaaattaaattatttagaaaattttaaataatattcttttataatatttaactaagtcatatttttattttgagtcaaaataaaactttataactaattattaacttaattaaaatatcacttatcattATATATCATGTGAAACTAATGTGACATCATGACATGCTGTAACAAATAATGAtatagcataataacatggtCATGTAATATATTTTACCTTCTACATTAAAGTCACATGAatgtaaaatgacaagtgataatttgattaattgtaattaatcataagagttattatccagaataaaatataagttttaattgaacgtaataaaaaaataaaaacttatttgtaaatttttaagaactTATTCAAGAattatttctctttgtttttatttgaaatggAATTGAAGAGAGATAAAAGGATATGTCAGTATATAGTAAactaaatttgaatttgatagCCATCACAAAACTTTTTTCTAACGTGCATGAAAAAGACTTTACTTTGACCTATAtatctaaaaatttaatttttgatactGAAAATAAATACTACGGAAAGAgaaattttgtattttgaataataaatatCATAAGAAATCAAtggtatatataatttttaataattataaaaaattaagttaatacTATCATAATCGTtgcaaaattaatttaatttataatccacacaatttcaataattatattatcagGCAAAAATGGGAGATATAGAAAGGGACTTGGAAAAGGAGAGACGGCCAAATAATTATCCAAGTGTATTTGCTTTTCCCATGCGCATGCCTAGTCGCCTTCCACATGGTCAACGTCTCCCTCTAAGATAAGATGTGGGTGGTGCTCTGCTCTCTCCTCTTACTGAAGATAAAGAGGGTGCCTCCCCTTGACCAAAACTTTATTGTatgtagaagaagaagaagaagaagaagaagaagaattgaacaccaaaatcaattaattaattcatcCATGGCTTCCACATACCATACCGCCACTGGTTTTATCGGTTGATGGACACCATTCAAGCTGACCATTCATCATCTTCAAAGCACACTTTCATGGAAACTTGGCATTGGGTTGTTTGAGTCAACCTGCCTTTCTATGAAAGCATAGGATTAAGACAACCTGATAAATTAATTACAGtgatttacatatatatatatatagttcaTAACTTTAggtattattatttgtttaaaaatgTTAATCGAAATAGTATTAATTATCCTAAATTTCATTCGtaatttgattttcttctttcgatttttatatatgtactttacgtaaaattatttaatttaaattatcgaagtgaaattttaatataaatattataaatagataACAATTTAGTGATTGAAAACTCTTTTATAGAATGAATCGATTATTTTTAAACCACATAATAGACTacataataactatttttctcaaatttttttttatggtttgCATATTCAAGGAATATCCATAACCCAAAGCACAAAAATCCAATCAGCTTGACCCTACctgcaaaaaaaattttgccaAAGGTTTAGGGGACAAATTTGTAAGTATTTCAGTTTTTCCACAAGGCCTTGGGTCAATTTCCAGAAAACTTGCTCACTAGTGCCAAAAATATCATGAAGCTAAGAACAATTGATTgttctaattattattaaacatGATAGAGGACTACCCTTTCAAATGGCAGGCTCTTAGAACCCAAAATATCATTGTCAATGGAAAACTTTTTCTTGCTGTTGGGTATGCATTACATGTAAAGAGGATGTCcacaagtattttttttttcttgaaatgaaaatgaaatattatttatattattaaattaatatatattatatataaatcggaaaatattttcactgtcccattttctcttttttttttctttcaagggaaaagttataatattaagCTGGAATCTTGGAaaccatttttttcattttttttgtataaaaaattattatccatacattcaacataatatatataggaaattaaatttcattgtCAACATACACCAATTGATAAtcaaaattaactaaaatatgCCATGAAATTATGccaatatttcttttatttttgtttttatgttttctttcATAAACTGAAAGGTTTTAGGTATTTCAATCAAGTTATAAAATATCAGTAAACTGTTGACAGTATATCTCTcttgttaat from Theobroma cacao cultivar B97-61/B2 chromosome 5, Criollo_cocoa_genome_V2, whole genome shotgun sequence carries:
- the LOC18600344 gene encoding uncharacterized protein LOC18600344, which produces MVLPKVNLAQSAHKALPGSANLANLLPTGTVFAFQAIVPSFSNNGRCEAAHKYMTLGVIILCSLACFLSSFTDSFVGEDGKLYYGIATYNGLYVFNDDNDDALDLEKDSANEMLKKYRLTAKDFVHACCSLTLFLVIACSSFDVQRCYFPNPGPNGDALMTNLPLAAGILASGLFMLFPTKRRGIGYADRLESDHGDKKEEKESLKKGDKELLPRSKTTPN